A genomic segment from Anas platyrhynchos isolate ZD024472 breed Pekin duck chromosome 5, IASCAAS_PekinDuck_T2T, whole genome shotgun sequence encodes:
- the TNKS1BP1 gene encoding 182 kDa tankyrase-1-binding protein isoform X2, whose amino-acid sequence MASQPQPLHPPLPCASGGAGLAAGSPEKGTARPKPPIRPKPRVLPKPSVPAKPHPPPAPRHPRPELPSAEKMNRLAGPQPYGGGSSGGALRRPSFTLKSPETPNGKGLPSPPPSAPEDPGVSPAGEAPAAPPTPSRKGPAPFKVTPVPVAAKPERFPGTTVEEILAKMDSREGPASPERARLSPFCPDAASPSRFGSKPFAAVFRRRPGGEAEGAPPGEAQQPPQHAGGEPGTGGERSSVAETSSGSSPAGLSCAGDPRRLWRPPSPPDLSSLQLGTPGPPGSPRPPSCPPPAPGAPFQPAEPSALAPGSPEAPPELLPPGSPTLAPGSPNSPAQPPAQDLPAASIQAPGAPAEAQPAASRSPGSPHTPSEGSPATSSPPTPGTPQLPPRATYPPGSPEAAAEPPSPPSPSPEPPSRASRPPGSPEGPDDSPTSPRSPEGPDFSLPPPSRDSGLRRCSEGVLRPPPSEGQGMGELGGSLSALPQPGEPAAQRSLGSESSWSLSHSFEWTFPSRGGRGLPSPPSSPIREAADSGLSEEEDRSDGEAAGSRGDGGSHRAGGWPEEGDPCPGGPVAKLEAEGSAEEEEEEEEEEAEWNSTVLHVTEPEEDPAEPQPPVEGTRADAASPEAESCWEPGSAGGSASNLQGPGGPGREEGSSRAPDTHPDPGWLTELLASPGAQAAGRGSAQADGSEDLLGWSRKDLCSEFGIGRSQRAAAFDWSHEAVARDRDWPGEVGTKSSWDTGHSVGDVERQDRAFSAAERDWGSSYKGTELLGDAGLGCGTWPKPHGLGESCLQDQDFGKASWGAGYGLDGAGSREEASSGKTEWSRSYSVGQQEDKELSSRQPSWAGRYGSGDLQSPAGELAPVWAGEYGTGDAEMKDRELGTDWASKYSSRDAESKEEDLTLGWAGRSSTGDAGSLEKEFCPSRSAWDSKYSSSAMESQDREFSPSRPAWSGEYSSQDMESQDREFSPSRPAEGSDYSTRGMESQDREFSPSRPAWDSEYSSRAMESQDREFSPSRPAEGSGYGAGEEESQEREFSSSRPAWDEEYSSRAMESQDREFGPGRPVWASEFGSVATRKEEFGPSRLSWAGERGTAQTEAGSAFGVRTEELPGSSAPGHPAPEPGWGSGEQQESGAVGWMEELCRGAAEHRNQFGAIGMEQGPDSASTAAPEGSPMSWSTEMSPGDLQECGESPGGWHGDLPSAPTAGTGDGGPGQMAWDEDGAAPGSSAQPQEDEDEEEEAGWRQPQEAGGWSTELSEAEARRQEWASAFDARCAARSRDFGAGEPSPGDHGASAPGTPVDAHLSDPSPPLGADAEPTGPSPQPPASEPPRDEDEDEDEAEPSPAEDGDVAAAPLLPEAGGGTPPEAGSQEETPWDHPDAKRPQSSEENPAQPEGPTELSGQEFTFLEDTEVLDSTVYRTKASLGRKRRHRAPALRPGATSEGDSWIFQDSTEPRPPRAAASSDEEAAEEPKSRRVRASPSGKGVKVPLFPGLNTSALKAKLRGRNRSAEEGALPADSKAAPPKDPHVQRSKSCKIPGLGGKPLALPPKPDKSSGSDGSPPHWLQALKLKKKKS is encoded by the exons ATggcctcccagccccagcccctgcacccccccctgCCCTGCGCCTCGGGGGGGGCAGGGCTGGCGGCCGGCAGCCCCGAAAAAG GCACCGCTCGCCCCAAACCTCCCATCCGGCCCAAGCCCCGCGTGCTGCCCAAGCCCTCCGTGCCCGCCAAGCCTCACCCCCCGCCAGCCCCGCGGCACCCTCGCCCCGAGCTGCCCTCGGCCGAGAAGATGAACCGCCTGGCGGGACCCCAGCCCTACGGCGGGGGCAGCTCCGGGGGGGCCCTCAGGCGCCCCTCCTTCACCCTCAAGTCTCCCGAGACCCCCAACGGGAAGGGGCTCCCCTCGCCACCGCCCTCGGCCCCCGAAGACCCGGGTGTGAGCCCCGCCGGCGAGGCGCCTGCGGCCCCCCCGACTCCATCCCGCAAGGGCCCCGCTCCCTTTAAGGTGACCCCGGTGCCCGTGGCGGCCAAGCCGGAGCGCTTCCCGGGCACCACGGTGGAGGAGATCCTGGCCAAAATGGACAGCAGGGAGGGCCCGGCAAGCCCCGAGCGGGCCCGGCTCTCTCCCTTCTGCCCCGACGCCGCCTCTCCAAGCCGCTTCGGCTCCAAGCCCTTCGCCGCCGTCTTCAGGAGGCGCCCCGGCGGGGAGGCGGAGGGAGCCCCCCCCGGTGAagcccagcagccccctcaGCACGCCGGGGGAGAGCCGGGGACGGGGGGCGAGAGGAGTTCAGTGGCTGAAACGAG CAGCGGCTCCTCCCCAGCCGGCCTGAGCTGTGCCGGGGACCCCCGCCGACTCTGGAGGCCGCCGTCCCCCCCTGAC CTCTCCTCTCTCCAGCTGGgcacccccggcccccccggctccccgaGACCCCCCTCCTGCCCGCCTCCAGCCCCGGGCGCTCCTTTCCAGCCCGCCGAGCCCTCCGCCTTGGCCCCCGGCTCTCCCGAAGCCCCCCCGGAGCTGCTGCCCCCCGGCTCCCCCACCCTGGCCCCCGGCTCCCCCAATTCCCCcgctcagcccccagcccaggatCTCCCCGCTGCCTCCATCCAGGCTCCGGGCGCCCCAGCCGAAGCCCAGCCCGCTGCCTCCCGCTCCCCCGGCTCCCCGCACACCCCCAGTGAAGGGTCCCCCGCTACCTCCAGCCCCCCAACACCAGGcaccccccagctgcccccccgAGCCACCtacccccccggctcccccgaggctgctgcagagcccccatccccccccagcccctccccagagcccccttCCAGAGCCTCTCGTCCCCCGGGCTCCCCGGAGGGACCCGATGACTCCCCTACATCCCCGCGGTCCCCCGAGGGTCCCGATTtcagccttcctccccccagcAGGGACTCGGGGCTCCGACGTTGCTCCGAGGGGGTCCTGCGGCCCCCCCCCAGCGAAGGGCAGGGcatgggggagctggggggctcgCTGAGcgccctgccccagcccgggGAGCCGGCGGCGCAGCGCTCGCTGGGCAGCGAGTCCAGCTGGAGCCTCTCGCACTCCTTCGAGTGGACGTTCCCCTCccgggggggcagggggctgccgtccccccccagctcccccatcCGGGAGGCGGCCGACTCGGGGCTCTCCGAAGAGGAGGACAGGTCGGACGGGGAGGCTGCGGGCTCCCGAGGGGATGGTGGATCCCATAGGGCTGGCGGCTGGCCGGAGGAGGGGGATCCATGCCCGGGGGGGCCCGTAGCCAAGCTGGAGGCTGAGGGctcagcagaggaggaggaagaggaggaggaggaggaggcagagtgGAACAGCACCGTGCTGCACGTGACAGAGCCCGAGGAGGACCCCGCTGAGCCCCAGCCCCCTGTGGAGGGCACCCGGGCGGACGCAGCCTCTCCGGAGGCCGAATCCTGCTGGGAGCCGGGGTCAGCGGGCGGCTCTGCCTCCAACCTGCAGGGCCCcggcgggccgggccgggaggaAGGCTCCTCCAGGGCTCCCGACACCCACCCCGACCCGGGCTGGCTGACCGAGCTGCTGGCATCGCCGGGGGCTCAGGCAGCGGGACGCGGCTCAGCGCAGGCCGACGGCTCAGAG GACCTGCTGGGCTGGTCGCGGAAGGACCTGTGCAGCGAATTCGGCATCGGGAGGTCCCAGCGGGCTGCTGCTTTTGACTGGAGCCACGAGGCCGTGGCCAGAGACAGGGACTGGCCTGGCGAGGTGGGGACCAAATCCAGCTGGGACACCGGGCACAGCGTGGGGGACGTGGAGCGGCAGGACAGGGCCTTCAGCGCCGCTGAGAGGGACTGGGGCAGCAGCTACAAAGggacagagctgctgggggacGCGGGGCTGGGCTGCGGCACCTGGCCCAAACCCCACGGCCTGGGGGAAAGCTGCCTGCAGGACCAAGATTTTGGCAAAGCCAGCTGGGGCGCCGGCTACGGCTTGGACGGCGCTGGCAGCAGAGAGGAGGCGAGCTCTGGGAAGACCGAGTGGAGCAGGAGCTACAGCGTGGGTCAGCAGGAGGACAAAGAGCTGAGCTCCAGGCAGCCCAGCTGGGCTGGCAGGTACGGCTCTGGGGACCTGCAGAGCCCGGCCGGGGAGCTCGCACCCGTGTGGGCCGGCGAGTACGGCACCGGCGACGCCGAGATGAAGGACAGGGAGCTGGGCACAGACTGGGCCAGCAAATacagcagcagggatgctgaGAGCAAGGAGGAGGACTTGacgctgggctgggctggcagaTCCAGCACCGGGGACGCCggcagcctggagaaggagtTTTGCCCCAGCAGGTCGGCCTGGGACAGCAAATACAGCAGCAGCGCCATGGAGAGCCAGGACAGGGAGTTCAGCCCCAGCAGGCCCGCCTGGTCTGGCGAATACAGCAGCCAGGACATGGAGAGCCAGGACAGGGAGTTTAGCCCCAGCAGGCCGGCTGAAGGCAGCGACTACAGCACGAGGGGCATGGAGAGCCAGGACAGAGAGTTCAGCCCCAGCAGGCCCGCCTGGGACAGCGAGTACAGCAGCAGGGCCATGGAGAGCCAGGACAGGGAGTTCAGCCCCAGCAGGCCGGCTGAAGGCAGCGGCTACGGCGCCGGAGAGGAGGAGAGCCAGGAGAGGGAGTTCAGCTCCAGCAGGCCGGCCTGGGACGAGGAGTACAGCAGCAGGGCCATGGAGAGCCAGGACAGGGAGTTCGGCCCCGGCAGGCCAGTGTGGGCCAGTGAGTTCGGCTCCGTGGCCACCAGGAAGGAAGAATTCGGCCCCAGCcggctgagctgggctggagaaCGCGGCACGGCCCAGACAGAAGCGGGCAGTGCCTTTGGGGTCAGAACAGAAGAGCTGCCTGGCTCCTCTGCCCCTGGGCACCCGGCCCCGGAGCCGGGCTGGGGCAGCGGCGAGCAGCAGGAGAGCGGCGCCGTGGGCTGGATGGAGGAGCTGTGCCGCGGGGCAGCTGAGCACCGTAACCAGTTCGGTGCCATTGGGATGGAGCAGGGGCCCGACTCCGCCAGCACTGCAGCGCCAGAAGGAAGCCCCATGTCCTGGAGCACCGAAATGAGCCCCGGGGACCTGCAGGAGTGCGGGGAGTCCCCGGGAGGCTGGCACGGCGACCTCCCCTCAGCTCCTACCGCCGGTACCGGTGATGGTGGACCAGGACAGATGGCCTGGGATGaggatggggcagccccaggcagctccgcacagccccaggaggatgaggatgaggaggaggaagcaggctGGAGGCAGCCCCAGGAGGCAGGTGGATGGAGCACGGAGCTGAGCGAGGCTGAAGCCAGGCGCCAGGAGTGGGCCAGCGCCTTCGACGCCCGCTGTGCCGCACGCAGCCGGGATTTCGGTGCCGGGGAGCCGAGCCCAGGAGACCACGGGGCTTCGGCACCAGG GACCCCCGTGGACGCCCACCTCTCGGACCCCAgcccacccttgggtgctgatGCTGAGCCCACGGGgccgagcccccagcccccagcctcagagcccccccgggacgaggatgaggatgaggatgaggccgAGCCCAGCCCCGCAGAGGATGGGGacgtggctgcagcccccctgctgccGGAGGCTGGCGGCGGGACCCCCCCAGAAGCGGGGAGCCAGGAGGAGACCCCCTGGGACCACCCGGATGCGAAGAGACCACAGAGCAGCGAGGAAAATCCCGCTCAGCCCGAGGGACCCACGGAGCTCTCCGGGCAGGAATTCACCTTTTTGGAG GACACGGAGGTCCTGGACAGCACCGTGTACCGCACCAAAGCCAGCCTGGGCCGCAAGCGGAGGCACCGTGCGCCCGCCCTCCGCCCCGGGGCCACCTCTGAGGGGGACAGCTGGATCTTCCAGGACTCCACAG AGCCCCGTCCACCCCGCGCGGCCGCGTCCTCCGACgaggaggcagcagaggagccCAAGAGCCGGCGGGTGCGAGCGTCCCCGTCGGGAAAAGGCGTCAAGGTGCCGCTCTTCCCCGGCCTCAACACGTCTGCCCTCAAG GCCAAGCTGAGGGGCCGAAACCGCTCTGCCGAGGAGGGGGCGCTGCCAGCAGACAGCAAGGCAGCCCCCCCGAAGGACCCCCACGTGCAGCGCTCCAAGTCCTGCAAGATCCCCGGCCTGGGGGGGAAGCCCCTGGCGCTGCCCCCCAAGCCGGACAAGTCCTCAGG GTCAGACGGCTCCCCGCCACACTGGCTGCAAGCGCTGaagctgaagaagaagaagtcaTGA